CCTCCGCCTGCTGCTGAAATCGCTCAATTAGTCTTGAGTTTTGCTTCTCCTCTTCAATCGTGACGGTCAGCAGATCCGCCTCCCCGCCACCGTCGATAATTTCCATCGTCAATGTCTCTAGCTGTAGCTGCAAACTCTGGCGTTGGGGCAGCACGCACACCGATTGCTGGAGATACAATCCCCCCCACCCTTTTAACTTTCGCCAGACGTAGACCCTCTGCGTGGACGGCTGAGAGGGGACACGGTAGATCAGCAGATTCCAGGACTGACCAGACATGGGTTTATTGTAACAGGTGTTGCATTTATCCTGAAGACGTGTCAAACTCTGATGCAACAAGTGTTGCTTAATCTGCTTGTTGCCTGATGATGCCCTAGAAGCAGTTGCCTCCCTGGAAACTCTTGGAAGAGTGTTTACTACAAATCCTCCTGCTACAAGTCCTCTTGCTACAAATCCTCTGGCATGAAAAACTCTGCACTTTGGTTCGTAATTTGTTTGGGGGTAGTGAGTCTGTGCGCGGATGCGACCTACGAAGGGGCACGGAGCATCACGGGCGCGTATCTGGGCAGCCTGGGTGCAAGCGGCGCAGTGGTGGGCTGGGTGGCGGGGCTGGGCGAACTGATTGGCTACGGGTTTCGGCTGGTCATTGGCTATTTGAGCGATCGCACTCGGCAATATTGGCGCATCACCACGCTGGGCTACTGCATCAACACGGCCGTCGTACCGCTGCTGTCGCTGACCACCACCTGGCCCGCCGCCGCCGGATTGATGATCGCCGAACGCACAGGCAAGGCGGTTCGCACGCCGCCGCGAGATGTGCTGCTGTCCCACGGCGCGATGCAGATCGGGCGGGGATTTGGCTTTGGGCTGCACGAGGCGATGGATCAAATTGGGGCTGTGGGCGGGCCGCTGATGGTGGCGGCGATGCTGACTTGGCAGTATGGCTATCGCGGCGGCTTTGCGATTCTGGTGATTCCGGCGGTGCTGGGGCTGCTGGTGCTGCTGGTGACGCAGCGGATTTATCCGAATCCGAGGGACTTTGAGCCACCGACTCCGGCGGATTTGCACACGGAGGGGCTGCCGCGCCGCTTTTGGATGTATCTGGGGGCGATCGCCCTTGTCGCGGCGGGCTATGCCGACTTTCCGCTGATTGCCTTCCATCTGCAACGGACGGGTGTGGAATCTACCAGCCAGATTCCGCTGCTCTATGCGCTGGCGATGGGCGTGGATGCGATCGCCGCGCTGCTGTTTGGGCGCTGGTTTGACCGGGTGGGGCTAGGCAGCCTGATGCTGGCGATCGCCCTGTCGCTGCTGTTCGCGCCGCTGGTCTTTTTGGGCAGCTTCCAGACGGCAATCTGGGGGATGGTGCTGTGGGGTATTGGCATGGGCGCACAGGAATCCATCATGAAGGCAGCGGTTGCGGGCATCGTCCCACCCCAGCGACGCGGCTCGGCCTTCGGCATTTTCAACACGGGCTATGGGCTGGCGTGGTTTGCGGGCAGCGCCCTGATGGGTACGCTCTACGATTTTTCGCGGCCCGCCCTGGTGATTTTTTCCGTGCTGATTCAGGCCCTATCGCTGCCTGTTCTGTTCTTGGTTGTCCGGGGTGCGCGGTCGTCCTGACTTCCGCCAATGCATTCTTTCACACGCCAGCCCCCACCCTGTCGTCCACAGGTTCCACACTGCCAGCCGCCGCCTGCACCCGCTGCGCCTGAATTGCGGTGATGGCGACGGTGTTGACAATATCGGGCACAGTGCAGCCCCGGCTGAGGTCGTTGACGGGTTTTCGCAAACCCTGGAGGACGGGACCGATGGCGACGGCGTTGGCAGAGCGCTGCACGGCCTTGTACGTATTGTTGCCCGTGTTCAGGTCAGGAAAGATAAATACCGTTGCGTGGCCTGCGACCTTGCTATCGGGCAGCTTGGTTTTGGCGACGCTGGCATCCACCGCTGCGTCATATTGAATCGGCCCTTCAATTTGCAAGTCGGGGCGCTGGCTCTGGGCAATGCGGACGGCTTCGCGCACCTTGTCCACATCTTCGCCCTTGCCCGAATCGCCTGTGGAGTAAGATAGCATCGCCACCAGCGGCTCGATGCCAAACAAGGCAGCGGTTTCCGCCGAGCTAATGGCAATGTCGGCCAACTGCTGTGGGTTGGGGTTGGGGTTCACGGCGCAGTCGCCATAGACCAGTACCCGGTCTTCCAGACACATGAGAAAGACGCTGGAGACGATGGAGCAACCGGGCTGCGTGCGGATAAACTCCAGCGCGGGACGGATCGTGTGGGCGGTGGTGTGCAGCGCCCCCGACACCATGCCGTCCGCCAGTCCCTTGTAGACCATCATCGTGCCAAAGTAGCTAACATCGCGCATCAGGTCGTGGGCAAATTCCAGCGTGATCCCCTTGTGCTTCCGCAGGGCGTAGTAGGTCTGGGCAAAGTCTTCCTGCCAGTCGGATTCTAGCGGGTCGATCAGCGTTGCGTCGTCGAGATGGAGTCCGAGGGCGGCGATCGCCTCCTGAATCTGTCCCCGGTTGCCCAGCAGCGTCACGTCTACCACATTGCGTTGCAGCAAGATTTCGCTGGCCCGCAGGATGCGCTCGTCCGCTCCCTCCGGCAGCACAATCCGCTGGCGCATCGTCTTGGCCTGCTGGATCAGTTCATATTCAAACATCAGCGGGGTCATGCGCGTCGAGCGGGCCACCTCAATGCGGGCTTCCAGCTTGGACAAATCTACCGACGATTCAAACAGCCCTAGGGCGGCAGCGATTTTGCGCTCGTTGAATGGGCTAAGCTGGGCACGAACTTGGCTGGTGCGGGTGGCCGTTTCGTAGGTATCGGTGGCGACGGCGAAGATGGGCAGGGGCGATCGCCGAAAACCGTCCAGCAGTGCCCGCACCGACGGAGCTAGCTCCAGCCCGCCCGTCAGCGCGATGCCCGAAATTTTGGGATAGTTTTCGGCAAACATGGTCGTCAGGCAGCCCAGCACGATATCCGCGCGATCGCCCGGCGCAATCACCAGCGCCCCTTCCTGCACGTGGGTCAAGAAATTGGGCAACTGCATCGCCGCTACCTTGTAGCCCAGCACGTCGCGGTTAAGCTGGCTTTCGTCGCCCATCACGAGTTCTCCACCTAGGGTATGCATCACCTCGGCCACCGTGGGTTTGGTAATGCGCGGCTCCTCCGGCAGCAGGAACACAGGGTCGTCGGTTTGCCATGTAGCCTGGAGGCGATCGCCCAGTTCCTCGCGCATCTCTGGCGCAATCCGGTTGATGAACGTAGCGGCGATCGCACAGCCATAGTTCAAAAACGCCTCCCGCTCTGTCCGCACTGCGCTGATCAGTTCCTCTAGCGTTTTGCCCTCGCCGCTCGATACTAGGGCGATCGGTGCCGCCAGCAAGTTTGCCACCTGCGCGTCAAAATCATCCACAAAGGCAGAGCCGATTTCCGTCGCGTCCACGCCTTCGCACACGACAAAATCGCACTGCGCCTCCAGCGTTTTGTAAGCCTCCACCACCCGTTTCAGCAGGGTGTCCGTTTGGCCAGTGGCTAATAGCGCCTGCGCTTCCTCATGGGTGAGGGCATATTGCAGGTTGTAGGGCGCGGCAATGGCGTAGCGGCTCCGCACTAGGTCAATATCGTTGTCCGGCGTGTCGCCCGCGTGGATCACCGGACGAAAGAAGCCCAGCCGCCCCACCCGTTTCGACAGCAGTTCCATCAGCCCTAGCAGCACCAGCGACTTGCCGTTGCCCGGTTCGATTGCGGCAATGTAGAGATTTTTAAGCATAAGATTTTGATCGGGGGCAGATTTTGAGCGGGGGGCGATCGCCAGAAGACATGACATCAGCGCTAGCCAAATAGAACACTGTTAATTTTGGATTTTAGATTTTGGATTTTGATTTTGGATTTTAGATTCTAGAGTGGCGATTTTGGGTTGCCAAGCCAGCGCTGCTGAAAGATCTCCGGCGGGCTTGTAGGAGTCTCTTGTAGGAGCCTATTGATGGGGAATCGATACCAAAGCCAATACCCAATGCGATTGCTCCACATTCTACGCAGGCGCTTCCAGAAGATTTGGTAATCCTGGACACGGCGCACGACGCACTCGGATTGTCTCGATCAGGAATGTCAGGAATTCTCAATGAAAACGCAGTATTACACCGCAACCAGCCTGGATGGCTACATCGCCGACGCAAACAATTCTTTGGAGTGGCTGTTTCAGTTTGGCGACCCAGAAGACGGCAGCTATCCCAGCTTTATTCAAGAAGTGGGGGCGATCGCTATGGGTTCTACCACCTACGAGTGGATTCTTAACCACGACAGCCCCGACAATCCCAACGCAAACCCGGCGCAGCCCGCCTGGAGCTACACGCAACCCGCCTGGGTATTTACCACGCGCACGCTGCCCGCGATTCCAGGCGCGGATATTCGCTTTGTGAAAGGCGACGTGCGCCCGGTGTATGAGGAAATGCGGGCGATCGCCCAAGACAAAAACATCTGGGTAGTGGGCGGCGGCGACCTGGCAGGGCAGTTTTATGACCACGGGCTATTGGATGAAATTATCGTGACCATTGCCTCGGTAACGCTGGGCAGCGGTGCGCCCCTGCTGCCACGCCAAATTACCACACCGCCACTCAAGCTGGTGTCTGCAACGACCTATGGCACGGCCTTTGTCGAACTGCGCTATACGGTGCAGCGAAGCGCCGATGAGGTCTAGTAGCTCCCAACAGAGGGAAAACAAGAGTCCTGACCGCCTTCTCCTCCGGGAAAAGAGTTGGGGATGTAGTCTGCTTATCGCAGGGTGAGCAATATCTGCGTTCAGCAACGCCCCTGTTGGAATTAATTGGAAGTAATTGGAATTGATTCGGAATTGATGCGTAAAGTTGCCTGAATGGCCTGATAAGTGCATAACCGCTGAAGAGTGGCGCTGGTCAGGTCATCCCAGACTGGAGATTTATCCAATCAAAGTATTCGGTTTTTTGGGGATACGGTTTATCGATCAGCGCTGGCTTCTCGGTTTCCGTGATTTTCTCAATTTCACCAGTTCTTTTGATTTTTGAGGTAATTTCCTATGAAGTACATTATGGCCTTTGCTCTTGGTGCTATGAGCGTTTTGGGGTTCGCTACGGCTGCCTCTGCTGAAACCTTTACGGTTGAATGCACCTCTACTAGCCAACTCTGTGACCGCACGGCAACGCTGAACTTTATCTCGGATGGGCCAGGGACAGAGTATGCCGTTACGCTCAAGGCTCCGTCAACCCACTGTTCAGCCGTGAGATACCTGGTGTACTCCAATGATGGTCAGCGCCGCTTATTGGGTCGCACTACTTTCTTGAATGCAGGGGAATCAGATTATGTTTTCTTAGGCAACAACTATGCCCGTGGTTCCCAGAGTGTGCTGATTGGGGCGGAAGGCTGGATTGGAAACTGCAATACTGGCCGTCTACATTCCTGGGGAGTCGATGCCAACGCATACCCCGTACCGCGTTAAAAAAAAATCGCGCGATTCAGGTATGACTGATGGGGAAGCTGAGAGAGTAAGACGCAACACATGGGCAGTCTATGAATCTTGCATCCATCAAACAACAATTTCCAGAGTCAGCCAGCAACATCGAAGCTCTTGAAACCTTGGGGCTTGCGACTCGCCAGCCTGGTTGGATCAACACCCTCGACCTAGACAAGGCAATGACCGCTTGTTGGCTACTTGGCAAGATAGGAGATGATCAAGATGCAGATGCGATCGCCGATGTGTTAGCGGGTCAACGCAGTGAATTATGGGTGCAGGCAGCGGCATCCCTGAGTTCAATCATGACTCAGAGGCACTTAGGGCCCCTGCTCTCGATTCTTGAAACGAGTTTTGATCCGGCACAGCGAGAAAGTGTTGTGTATGCTCTCTCTTTCCAATCAGACAGCAAGATTACCCCACAAGTGATTCGGGTATTGACTGACGTTGCAACTCATCGGGGTGAGGCTCCTTCTGTTCGAGCGCAAGCCCTAGAAGGACTGGGAAATCAACTTTCCCAGGAGTTACTAACTCTACATCAGGAGTTACTAACTCTGTATCAGGAAGCAGTGAACGCAATATTGACCGCACTTGATGACTCGGAAGCTGTTATTAGGTTTTGGGCCTGCTTTGCTGCGGGCTGTCTCAAAAGCAAGGAAGCATTGTCAAAGCTCCAATTCTTAGCTCAGAACGACAAGACCTTTGTGGACGGGTGGTGGACTGTGAGTCAGGAAGCTGAGGATGCCATTGCTTTAATCAATCGAGATTAATCAATCGAGATTAATCAATCGCGGTTCATCAATGGGAAACCTCCTCTGCGTTAACCAAGCCAATTGCTCACTATCTGCTTACTATCTGCTCACATCTACTCACTATCTAATAACTTTCGTACTCATGCGTACTCATGCGTACTTATGTGTACTTATGTGTACTTATGCGTACTCATGTTGTACCCATGAGCCGCCCCACGTTACTCAACTTTTATGGACATATGGAGGACAAGTATGATCGCCAAGTTTACGACCGATGAAGCCTATTACGCCAGTTT
The Thermoleptolyngbya sichuanensis A183 DNA segment above includes these coding regions:
- a CDS encoding MFS transporter — encoded protein: MKNSALWFVICLGVVSLCADATYEGARSITGAYLGSLGASGAVVGWVAGLGELIGYGFRLVIGYLSDRTRQYWRITTLGYCINTAVVPLLSLTTTWPAAAGLMIAERTGKAVRTPPRDVLLSHGAMQIGRGFGFGLHEAMDQIGAVGGPLMVAAMLTWQYGYRGGFAILVIPAVLGLLVLLVTQRIYPNPRDFEPPTPADLHTEGLPRRFWMYLGAIALVAAGYADFPLIAFHLQRTGVESTSQIPLLYALAMGVDAIAALLFGRWFDRVGLGSLMLAIALSLLFAPLVFLGSFQTAIWGMVLWGIGMGAQESIMKAAVAGIVPPQRRGSAFGIFNTGYGLAWFAGSALMGTLYDFSRPALVIFSVLIQALSLPVLFLVVRGARSS
- a CDS encoding SH3 domain-containing protein, whose product is MKYIMAFALGAMSVLGFATAASAETFTVECTSTSQLCDRTATLNFISDGPGTEYAVTLKAPSTHCSAVRYLVYSNDGQRRLLGRTTFLNAGESDYVFLGNNYARGSQSVLIGAEGWIGNCNTGRLHSWGVDANAYPVPR
- a CDS encoding HEAT repeat domain-containing protein, whose protein sequence is MNLASIKQQFPESASNIEALETLGLATRQPGWINTLDLDKAMTACWLLGKIGDDQDADAIADVLAGQRSELWVQAAASLSSIMTQRHLGPLLSILETSFDPAQRESVVYALSFQSDSKITPQVIRVLTDVATHRGEAPSVRAQALEGLGNQLSQELLTLHQELLTLYQEAVNAILTALDDSEAVIRFWACFAAGCLKSKEALSKLQFLAQNDKTFVDGWWTVSQEAEDAIALINRD
- a CDS encoding Chromate resistance protein ChrB — its product is MSGQSWNLLIYRVPSQPSTQRVYVWRKLKGWGGLYLQQSVCVLPQRQSLQLQLETLTMEIIDGGGEADLLTVTIEEEKQNSRLIERFQQQAEAEYEEFLGRCQDFHKELEHERQEQNLTFAELDENETELIKLRSWLPKIRERDLFDAAGYATAVEALKLCEEDFQRFSQQVYEAQDL
- the pta gene encoding phosphate acetyltransferase; this translates as MLKNLYIAAIEPGNGKSLVLLGLMELLSKRVGRLGFFRPVIHAGDTPDNDIDLVRSRYAIAAPYNLQYALTHEEAQALLATGQTDTLLKRVVEAYKTLEAQCDFVVCEGVDATEIGSAFVDDFDAQVANLLAAPIALVSSGEGKTLEELISAVRTEREAFLNYGCAIAATFINRIAPEMREELGDRLQATWQTDDPVFLLPEEPRITKPTVAEVMHTLGGELVMGDESQLNRDVLGYKVAAMQLPNFLTHVQEGALVIAPGDRADIVLGCLTTMFAENYPKISGIALTGGLELAPSVRALLDGFRRSPLPIFAVATDTYETATRTSQVRAQLSPFNERKIAAALGLFESSVDLSKLEARIEVARSTRMTPLMFEYELIQQAKTMRQRIVLPEGADERILRASEILLQRNVVDVTLLGNRGQIQEAIAALGLHLDDATLIDPLESDWQEDFAQTYYALRKHKGITLEFAHDLMRDVSYFGTMMVYKGLADGMVSGALHTTAHTIRPALEFIRTQPGCSIVSSVFLMCLEDRVLVYGDCAVNPNPNPQQLADIAISSAETAALFGIEPLVAMLSYSTGDSGKGEDVDKVREAVRIAQSQRPDLQIEGPIQYDAAVDASVAKTKLPDSKVAGHATVFIFPDLNTGNNTYKAVQRSANAVAIGPVLQGLRKPVNDLSRGCTVPDIVNTVAITAIQAQRVQAAAGSVEPVDDRVGAGV
- a CDS encoding dihydrofolate reductase family protein, coding for MKTQYYTATSLDGYIADANNSLEWLFQFGDPEDGSYPSFIQEVGAIAMGSTTYEWILNHDSPDNPNANPAQPAWSYTQPAWVFTTRTLPAIPGADIRFVKGDVRPVYEEMRAIAQDKNIWVVGGGDLAGQFYDHGLLDEIIVTIASVTLGSGAPLLPRQITTPPLKLVSATTYGTAFVELRYTVQRSADEV